The Edaphobacter flagellatus sequence TTTGAGGACTTCGTCCATAACGGCGGGGTTGTCGAAGTTGAGGTCGGGCTGGCATGGCTTTGAGGACTTCGTCCATAACGGCGGGGTTGTCGAAGTTGAGGTCGGGCTGGTGCGAGAAGAAGCGATGCCAGTAGTAGGCCTTGGCAGTCTCGTCCCATGTCCAGTTGGACTTCTCGGTGTCGGAGAAGATGATGGGCACGCCTTTGTAGAGCTGATCGGTGTGGGACCAGACGTAGAAGTTGCGTTCGGGTGAGCCTTCGGGAGCGTGCCGTGCGGCTTTGAACCAGGGGTGCTGGTCGGAGGTGTGGTTAATGACGAGCTCGATGAGCACCTGCATGTTGCGCTTGTGTGCTTCGGAGAGAAAGCGCTTGAAGTCGTCGATGGCGCCGTAGCTGGGATTAACACTGGTGTAGTCGGCGATGTCGTAGCCGTCGTCGCGCAGTGGCGAAGGGAAGAAGGGGAGGAGCCAGAGACAGGTGACTCCGAGATCCTGCAGGTAATCGAGGCGCGAGATAAGGCCAGGGAAGTCGCCAATGCCGTCACCATTGGAGTCCTGGAAGGTGCGGACGTGCAGTTCGTAAAGGATTGCGTCTTTGTACCAGAGTGGATCGGTGGCGCTGCCGGCTTTCTTCACGGTGGTGTCGTCGCTTTCTTTCTTCGTCATCTATGGAGATGCATGCTGTGAGAGCACGGTTGTAGCGCGCTCATTTCTAAGGTGATAGATGCGAGGTACAACCTGTGGACACGGACGAGGACTCTAACAAAGAAAAGGTACTTCAAAGAACAAATAAACCAAGACATTTGCTGTGCGGCTACGCACCTTAACCTGCGCATTTTTTCAAACAGGGTTTCTCATGTTGCGTGTTCCGACTTCGACCTACAGACTTCAACTTCACAAAGAATTTACTTTTGACGATGCTGCGGCAGTGGCGGACTACCTGTGTGCGCTGGGCGTATCGCACATCTACTGCTCGCCGTATCTGCAGGCTGCACCGGGCAGTATGCATGGATACGACGTCGTGTCGCATCAACGGGTTAATCAGGAGCTGGGTGGGCAGGAGGGGCATGATCGTTTTTCAGCGAGACTGAAGGAACTCGGCATGGGCCAGGTACTGGATGTTGTGCCGAACCACATGTCCTTGGGGAAGGAGAACCGTTACTGGTGGGATGTGCTGGAGAACGGTACGTCAAGCCGGTATGCCTCGTTCTTCGATATCGACTGGCAGCCTGCAGAGGAGCGGCTTCGCGACAAGATTTTGGTGCCGGTGCTCGACGATCAGTATGGACGCGTGCTGCATCGCGGAGGGATTCGCGTTGTGCGTGCGGGCAATAAATTTCATGTCGAGGCTGCGGGGCAGGCATTGCCGGTTTCTCCGCAGACATTGCCGTCCATTTTGGGGCGCGCGGCGGAGATTGCACGATCGAAGACGCTGAGCTTTCTTGCGGGTTCATTCGGAAGGCTTCCCACCCCACAGTATGAGGACAGGCGCAAGGTGCTGGCGCTGCACAATGACAAAGTGGTGTTGTATACGCTGCTGGAGCGGTTGTGCTCGGAGGAGCAAGGTGTATGCGATGGGATTGAGCGTTCTGTTGAAGAGTTAAATGGAAATGAAGATGCGCTCGATGATTTTCTGAATCAGCAGAACTACAGGTTGGCATATTGGAAGACGGCGGGACAGCAGTTGGGGTATCGGCGGTTTTTCGATGTGAACTCGCTAGTCGGATTGCGTGTAGAGCGCGAGCATGTGTTTGAAGAGACACATGCGTTGGTGCTGGATTGGCTGAAGCGTGGCGTGTTGGATGGCGTGCGTGTCGATCATCCAGATGGCTTACGCGATCCGCTGGAGTATTTGACACGTTTGCGTGAGCGCGCGCCGGATGCATGGATCATTGGCGAGAAGATTCTTGAGCCGGGTGAGTATCTGCGCGAGAACTGGCCGATTCAGGGGACGACGGGTTATGACTTCATGCATGTTGCCGGTGGTGTGCTGGTTTCGTCGCAGGGGCTGCAAGAGTTGACGAGTGTGTACCTGAACTTCATCGGTAAGGATGCAGCGGCTGTGCTTGCGGATTACACGACGATGGCGCACGACAAGAAGATCAATGTGTCGCAGGAGGCGCTGGGCAGCGACGTCAATCGGCTGACGACGATGTTTGTGGAGATATGCGAATCGAATCGCGATCGCCGCGATTACACGCAGACTGAGATACGTCGTGCGATTCGCGAGCTGGCGGCATGTCTTGATATCTATCGCACGTATGTTGTTCCTGAGCGTGGCGAGATTACGGATGAAGATCGCGCGCATATTGCGCAGGCAACGGTGTGTGCGAAGGCGCGGCGCCCGGATATCGATGGAGATCTGTTCGACTTTCTGCGCGATGTGTTGACGACAATTGCGACGGGAAGGCGTGAGAGCGAATTTGTGCAGCGCTTCCAGCAGTTTACTGGGCCGGTGATGGCGAAGGGTGTCGAGGATACGGCGTACTACTGCTACAACCGGCTTTCAGGGATGAATGAGGTTGGCGGCAACCCCAGCGGTAATGGGGTGAGTGTCGCGGAGTTTCATGCTTATCACGAGAAGATGCAGGCGACGCATCCGCTGACGATGACTGCGCTTGCGACGCATGACACGAAGCGCAGTGGCGATGTGCGAGCGCGGCTTGCAGTGCTGTCGGAGGTGCCATCGCGATTTGCTTCGTCGATTCAGCGGTGGTCGCGGATGAATGCGCCGTTCCGACGACGTGCGGTGGGAGGGCCGATGCCGGATGCGAATACGGAGTATCTCTACTACCAGACGCTGATCGGAGCGTGGCCGATTACGGCGGAGCGCATGCAGGCGTATATGCTGAAGGCCGCTCGCGAGGCTAAGTTGCATACGACCTGGATTGCGAACAATAAAGAATTTGAAGATGCGTTACTTGAGTTTGTGGCGCACACGATGGAGCATGCTCCGTTTCTGAAGGATGTGGAGCAGTTTGTGGAGCGGGTGAAGTTTGCGGGCAGGGTGAACTCGCTGGCGCAGACGCTGATGAAGCATACAGCACCAGGGGTTCCTGATCTTTATCAGGGGACGGAGTTGTGGGACCTGAGCCTGGTCGATCCGGATAATCGCAGGCCAGTGGACTATGAGCGGCGTCGTGCGGTGTTCGACGAGATGCGGAACATGATGGGGGAGAACGTTGCCGCGCGCATCATGGAGCGTATGGATGATGGAATGCCGAAGATGTGGGTAATTCATCAGGGTCTGCAATTGCGGCGCGAGCGCAAGGAGTCGTTTGGTGCAGATGCTGCATATACACCACTGGTCGTGAATGGAGCGAAGTCGGATCACGTGATTGCGTACCTGCGTGGCGCATCGGTGGCAACGATCGTTCCGCGGCTGACCATGAAGGTGATGGATGCATGGCGCGATACGGCAGTTGTGCTTCCTGAAGGGACATGGACGAACCGGCTGACGGGAGCGGCAATGAATGGTGGCGCGGTGCCGATGCGGGTGCTTCTGCGCGATTTTCCGGTTGCTCTGCTGGTGCGCGAGGACGGCTTGAATGCATGAGTTTCGAGTGTGGGCTCCTGTGGCACAGAGGCCCAGGGTAAAGCTTGGCGAAGCGGATTACGAGATGGCGCGCACAGATGATCGCGGATGGTGGAGTGTGCGTGTTGAGCAAGCAGGCCCGGGTACGGACTACGCCTTTCTTGTGGACGATGATCCAAAGCCCTATCCCGATCCGCGCGCGATGTGGATGCCGCATGGCGTGCACGGGGCGTCGCGTGTTTACGACAATGCGGCCTTCGTGTGGAGCGATACGGGCTGGAGTGCGCCACCGCTGGCTAGCGGTGTGATCTATGAATTGCATGTCGGAACGTTTACTCCTGAAGGGACGTTCGATGCAGCGATCGCAAAGCTCGAGTATCTGGCGAAGCTGGGCATCACGCATGTTGAACTGATGCCGGTGGCGGAGTTTCCCGGTGATTTCGGTTGGGGATATGACGGCGTTGCGTTGTTTGCAGTGCGCGATGCCTATGGCGGCCCGGATGGATTAAAGCGTTTTGTGAATGCGTGTCATGCGCATGGCTTAGCGGTTCTGCTGGACGTTGTGTACAACCACTTCGGACCGGTGGGGAATTATACGGGGCGGTTTGGTCCGTATATGACGAACCGGCATACGACTCCCTGGGGTGAGGCGGTGAACCTGGAGTTTGAGGAGAGTGATGAAGTACGGAGGTTTTTCTGCGACAACGCGCTGATGTGGATGCGCGACTTTCACATCGATGGGCTGCGGTTGGATGCGGTGCATGAGTATGTGGATCGGTCGGCAATCCACTTCATGGAGCAACTTGCGACGGAGGTAGACGATCTGTCTGCGTTGCTAAGGAGGCGTCTGGAGCTGGTTGCAGAGAGCGATTTGAACGATCCGCGCGTGGTGAGGTCGCGTGAGGCGAACGGGTATGGCATGGATGCGCAGTGGAACGATGACTTCCACCATGCATTGTTTGCGCTGCTTCACACGGGCGATACAGGGAAGGGGTACTACGCTGACTTTGGCTCAATGCAGGACTTGGCTAAGGCGCTAACGCAGGTCTTTGTCTATGACGGTCGGTATTCGAAGTACAGACGCAAGGTTCACGGGCGGTCCGTCGAAGGGCTGTCGATGCACCGGTTTGTCGGGTTCATCCAGAACCATGACCAGGTGGGAAATCGTGCGACGGGCGACAGGCTGGAACATATTGTTGGGTTGGAGCGAGCGAAGGTTGCGCTTGGAGTGGTGATAATGGCGCCGTTCGTCCCCATGATCTTTCAAGGGGAGGAGTTTGCGGCGTCCTCCCCGTTTCAGTACTTCGCGCATCATGAGGACGAGGCGATGGCGCGCGCCGTTTCAGAGGGGAGGAAGCGGGAGTTTGCAGCTTTTGGATGGGCACCTGAGC is a genomic window containing:
- the treY gene encoding malto-oligosyltrehalose synthase — translated: MLRVPTSTYRLQLHKEFTFDDAAAVADYLCALGVSHIYCSPYLQAAPGSMHGYDVVSHQRVNQELGGQEGHDRFSARLKELGMGQVLDVVPNHMSLGKENRYWWDVLENGTSSRYASFFDIDWQPAEERLRDKILVPVLDDQYGRVLHRGGIRVVRAGNKFHVEAAGQALPVSPQTLPSILGRAAEIARSKTLSFLAGSFGRLPTPQYEDRRKVLALHNDKVVLYTLLERLCSEEQGVCDGIERSVEELNGNEDALDDFLNQQNYRLAYWKTAGQQLGYRRFFDVNSLVGLRVEREHVFEETHALVLDWLKRGVLDGVRVDHPDGLRDPLEYLTRLRERAPDAWIIGEKILEPGEYLRENWPIQGTTGYDFMHVAGGVLVSSQGLQELTSVYLNFIGKDAAAVLADYTTMAHDKKINVSQEALGSDVNRLTTMFVEICESNRDRRDYTQTEIRRAIRELAACLDIYRTYVVPERGEITDEDRAHIAQATVCAKARRPDIDGDLFDFLRDVLTTIATGRRESEFVQRFQQFTGPVMAKGVEDTAYYCYNRLSGMNEVGGNPSGNGVSVAEFHAYHEKMQATHPLTMTALATHDTKRSGDVRARLAVLSEVPSRFASSIQRWSRMNAPFRRRAVGGPMPDANTEYLYYQTLIGAWPITAERMQAYMLKAAREAKLHTTWIANNKEFEDALLEFVAHTMEHAPFLKDVEQFVERVKFAGRVNSLAQTLMKHTAPGVPDLYQGTELWDLSLVDPDNRRPVDYERRRAVFDEMRNMMGENVAARIMERMDDGMPKMWVIHQGLQLRRERKESFGADAAYTPLVVNGAKSDHVIAYLRGASVATIVPRLTMKVMDAWRDTAVVLPEGTWTNRLTGAAMNGGAVPMRVLLRDFPVALLVREDGLNA
- the treZ gene encoding malto-oligosyltrehalose trehalohydrolase, whose amino-acid sequence is MHEFRVWAPVAQRPRVKLGEADYEMARTDDRGWWSVRVEQAGPGTDYAFLVDDDPKPYPDPRAMWMPHGVHGASRVYDNAAFVWSDTGWSAPPLASGVIYELHVGTFTPEGTFDAAIAKLEYLAKLGITHVELMPVAEFPGDFGWGYDGVALFAVRDAYGGPDGLKRFVNACHAHGLAVLLDVVYNHFGPVGNYTGRFGPYMTNRHTTPWGEAVNLEFEESDEVRRFFCDNALMWMRDFHIDGLRLDAVHEYVDRSAIHFMEQLATEVDDLSALLRRRLELVAESDLNDPRVVRSREANGYGMDAQWNDDFHHALFALLHTGDTGKGYYADFGSMQDLAKALTQVFVYDGRYSKYRRKVHGRSVEGLSMHRFVGFIQNHDQVGNRATGDRLEHIVGLERAKVALGVVIMAPFVPMIFQGEEFAASSPFQYFAHHEDEAMARAVSEGRKREFAAFGWAPELIPDPESRETFLRSKLNWAETDKGSHAEMLDWCRKLIAFRRQSAALNEGASGQIQVRFDEAQQWLVMERGDVSVMVNLGQMPVELSCRREDRMVLHSGDGVAMQDEMVLLPPSRLAILSRQTF